The following are encoded in a window of Bacillus xiapuensis genomic DNA:
- a CDS encoding DUF3870 domain-containing protein has protein sequence MMNSKVMFIAGHARLPQGMAAKSVFDTLTITAEIDTKYAVILEASCTLATEHGRNFIGQLLRGASLKDGIEEPLHELQQFYKGKAANALAAALNDLYLHYQQVIKAVK, from the coding sequence ATGATGAATTCAAAAGTGATGTTTATCGCTGGTCACGCCAGGCTTCCTCAAGGAATGGCGGCTAAAAGCGTTTTTGATACACTCACGATTACAGCAGAAATTGATACGAAGTATGCGGTCATCCTGGAGGCTTCCTGTACATTGGCAACGGAGCACGGGAGGAATTTCATTGGCCAGCTGCTGCGGGGAGCCAGCTTGAAGGATGGGATTGAGGAGCCGCTGCACGAGCTTCAGCAATTTTATAAAGGGAAAGCGGCCAATGCCTTAGCAGCTGCTTTAAATGATCTGTATTTGCACTATCAGCAAGTGATCAAAGCAGTTAAATAA